In Macrobrachium rosenbergii isolate ZJJX-2024 chromosome 4, ASM4041242v1, whole genome shotgun sequence, one genomic interval encodes:
- the LOC136836468 gene encoding keratin, type II cytoskeletal 2 epidermal-like, with protein sequence MMSKMIIATLAVVLLGIVAADPVAEPEAKADPGFHGGFHRGFGGFGGFGGFGGHFYRGHGFGYGGYRGKRSPVAGAWRSQGHGCGCGKTQNLKLIQTIIATLAVVLLGIVAADPVAEPEAKADPGFHGGFHRGLGGFGGFGGFGGHGFGYGGYRGKRSPVAEPEPEAEPGFIHGGFHRGFGGFGGFGGHGFGYGGYRGKRSPVAEPEAEPGFGYGGFHGGFGRGFGGFGHFGGGRYYG encoded by the exons ATGATGTCTAAg ATGATTATCGCCACTTTAGCCGTGGTCCTTTTGGGGATAGTAGCAGCTGATCCTGTTGCTGAACCGGAAGCCaaagctgatcctggattccATGGAGGATTCCACAGAGgctttggaggatttggaggatttggtggatttggtggcCATTTCTACCGTGGACATGGATTCGGATATGGAGgctaccgtggaaagaggagcccagtGGCTGGAGCCTGGAGGAGCCAAGGTCACGGCTGTGGCTGTGGAAAGACCCAGAACCTGAAGCTGATTCAG ACGATTATCGCCACCTTAGCCGTTGTCCTTTTGGGGATAGTAGCAGCTGATCCTGTTGCTGAACCGGAAGCCaaagctgatcctggattccACGGGGGATTCCACAGAGGCCTCGGAggttttggaggatttggtggatttggaggcCATGGATTTGGATATGGTGgctaccgtggaaagaggagcccagtagctgaaCCCGAACCCGAAGCTGAGCCTGGATTCATCCACGGCGGATTCCAtagaggatttggaggatttggtggatttggaggcCACGGATTCGGATATGGAGgctaccgtggaaagaggagcccgGTAGCTGAACCTGAAGCTGAGCCTGGATTCGGTTATGGCGGATTCCATGGAGGTTTTGGAAGAGGATTTGGTGGATTCGGTCATTTTGGAGGAGGCAGATATTATGGTTGA
- the LOC136829628 gene encoding keratin, type II cytoskeletal 2 epidermal-like, whose amino-acid sequence MMSKTIIATLAVVLLGIVAADPVAEPEAKADPGFHGGFHRGFGGFGGFGGFGGHGFGYGGYRGKRSPVAEPEAKAVAVADPEPEADPGHFGGFHRGFGGFGGFGGFGGHGFGYGGYRGKRSPVAEPEAKAVAVADPEPEADPGHFGGFHRGFGGFGGFGGFGGHGFGYGGYRGKRSPVAEPGFVHGGFHRGFGGFGGLGGFGGFGGHGFGYGGYRGKRSPVAEPGFVHGGFHRGFGGFGGFGGFGHFGGGGYFG is encoded by the exons ATGATGTCcaag ACGATTATCGCCACCTTAGCCGTTGTCCTTTTGGGGATAGTAGCAGCTGATCCTGTTGCTGAACCGGAAGCCaaagctgatcctggattccACGGGGGATTCCACAGAGGCTtcggaggatttggaggatttggtggatttggtggacatggattcggatatggaggctaccgtggaaagaggagcccagtagcAGAGCCTGAAGCCAAGGCTGTGGCTGTGGCTGACCCAGAACCTGAAGCCGATCCAGGTCACTTTGGAGGATTCCACcgtggatttggaggatttggaggatttggtggatttggaggcCACGGTTTCGGATATGGAGgctaccgtggaaagaggagcccagtagctgaGCCTGAAGCCAAGGCTGTGGCTGTGGCTGACCCAGAACCTGAAGCCGATCCAGGTCACTTTGGAGGATTCCACcgtggatttggaggatttggaggatttggtggatttggaggcCACGGATTCGGATATGGTGGttaccgtggaaagaggagcccagtagctgaGCCTGGATTCGTTCATGGTGGATTCCACAGAGGCTTTGGAGGCTTTGGAGGgcttggaggatttggtggatttggtggacatggattcggatatggaggttaccgtggaaagaggagcccagtagctgaGCCTGGATTCGTTCATGGTGGATTCCAtcgaggatttggaggatttggaggatttggtggattcgGTCATTTCGGGGGAGGTGGATATTTTGGTTAA
- the LOC136829621 gene encoding keratin, type II cytoskeletal 2 epidermal-like, producing MMSKTIIATLAVVLLGIVAADPVAEPEAKADPGFHGGFHRGFGGFGGFGGFGGHGFGYGGYRGKRSPVAEPEAKAVAVADPEPEADPGHFGGFHRGFGGFGGFGGLGGFGGHGFGYGGYRGKRSPVAEPEPEAEPGFVHGGFHRGFGGFGGFGGLGGFGGHGFGYGGYRGKRSPVAEPEPEAEPGFVHGGFHRGFGGFGGLGGFGGFGGHGFGYGGYRGKRSPVAEPEAEPGFIHGGFHRGFGGFGGFGGFGHFGGGGYYG from the exons ATGATGTCCAag ACGATTATCGCCACCTTAGCCGTTGTCCTTTTGGGGATAGTAGCAGCTGATCCTGTTGCTGAACCGGAAGCCaaagctgatcctggattccACGGGGGATTCCACAGAGGCTtcggaggatttggaggatttggtggatttggtggacatggattcggatatggaggctaccgtggaaagaggagcccagtagcAGAGCCTGAAGCCAAGGCTGTGGCTGTGGCTGACCCAGAACCTGAAGCCGATCCAGGTCACTTTGGAGGATTCCACcgtggatttggtggatttggaggatttggaggactTGGTGGATTTGGAGGCCACGGATTTGGATATGGAGgctaccgtggaaagaggagcccagtagctgaaCCCGAACCCGAAGCTGAGCCTGGATTCGTTCATGGAGGATTCCACAGAGGCTTTGGAGgctttggaggatttggaggactTGGTGGATTTGGAGGCCACGGATTCGGATATGGTGgctaccgtggaaagaggagcccagtagctgaaCCCGAACCCGAAGCTGAGCCTGGATTCGTTCATGGAGGATTCCATAGAGGCTTTGGAGGCTTTGGAGGgcttggaggatttggtggatttggtggacatggattcggatatggaggttaccgtggaaagaggagcccagtagctgaGCCTGAAGCTGAGCCTGGATTCATTCACGGTGGATTCCATCgcggatttggaggatttggaggatttggcgGATTTGGTCATTTTGGGGGAGGCGGATATTATGGTTAA